The following proteins are co-located in the Larimichthys crocea isolate SSNF chromosome XXIV, L_crocea_2.0, whole genome shotgun sequence genome:
- the LOC104932647 gene encoding protein tyrosine phosphatase type IVA 2, translating to MNRPAPVEISYDCLRFLITHNPTNAQLGRFIEDLKAYGVNTLVRVCAATYDKTPVEQEGIQVLDWPFDDGSAPPDQVVDDWLSLLQTKFREEPGSCVAVHCVAGLGRAPVLVALALIECGMEYEDAVHFIRLKRRGAFNSKQLLYLENYKTKLCLRSKDANGQSCCIQ from the exons ATGAACCGACCGGCTCCAGTGGAGATCTCTTATGACTGTCTGAGGTTCCTCATTACACACAACCCCACCAACGCACAACTGGGAAGGTTTATAGAg GATCTGAAGGCATATGGAGTAAACACACTTGTAAGAGTGTGTGCTGCTACATATGACAAGACGCCAGTGGAACAAGAAGGCATACAAGTGCTG GATTGGCCATTTGATGATGGCTCCGCCCCCCCAGACCAGGTGGTTGACGATTGGCTGTCCCTGCTCCAGACGAAGTTTAGAGAAGAGCCTGGCAGCTGTGTGGCTGTGCACTGTGTCGCTGGACTCGGACG AGCTCCTGTGTTGGTGGCCCTGGCTTTAATTGAGTGTGGGATGGAATATGAAGATGCTGTTCACTTCATAAGACT GAAGCGCCGTGGAGCGTTCAACTCCAAGCAGCTGCTCTACCtggaaaactacaaaactaaaTTGTGTCTGCGCTCCAAAGATGCCAAcggacagagctgctgcataCAGTAG